The bacterium genome has a window encoding:
- the dprA gene encoding DNA-protecting protein DprA, protein MSESELAAVLELCLLPGIGNGQRLRELLQRYGSAEAALHAPAAEVGEEAVRVRGSVRIAGRVRASMAALRRLDVQVLHETDPRYPARLMHLEDPPPFLFARGRLELLERPAVAVVGSRDCTEYGESVARWLTAGLANAGVVVVSGLARGIDTSAHLATLALGGGTIAVLASGIDVPYPRRNAALYERIAREGLLLSETPPGTPALPYLFPRRNRLIAALALGVLVVEAAEESGALSTARHAADLGREVMAVPGPIGRRTNSGTNRLLRDGATMVLEVRDILDAVGLGALARAAARSGADRGRTDAADEPPAGLSPTGVRVWRALGTEPVHVDELADACGVAAGTLLSTLLELELAGHVRQAPGSRYARA, encoded by the coding sequence ATGTCCGAGTCCGAGCTGGCAGCGGTCCTCGAACTCTGCCTGTTGCCCGGGATCGGGAACGGGCAAAGGCTGCGCGAGCTGCTGCAGCGGTACGGCTCGGCGGAGGCCGCGCTCCACGCCCCGGCGGCCGAGGTGGGGGAGGAGGCCGTGCGCGTGCGGGGCTCGGTCCGGATCGCAGGGCGCGTACGGGCGTCCATGGCCGCGCTGCGCCGCCTCGACGTGCAGGTGCTGCACGAGACCGACCCGCGGTATCCCGCCCGCTTGATGCACCTCGAGGACCCGCCGCCGTTCCTCTTCGCCCGCGGACGGCTCGAGCTGCTGGAGCGGCCGGCGGTGGCGGTGGTGGGCTCGCGGGACTGCACGGAGTACGGCGAGTCGGTCGCGCGCTGGCTCACGGCCGGGCTCGCCAACGCGGGCGTCGTCGTGGTGAGTGGCCTGGCCCGCGGGATCGACACGAGCGCGCACCTGGCCACGCTCGCGCTCGGGGGTGGGACGATCGCGGTGCTCGCTTCCGGCATCGACGTCCCGTATCCGCGGCGAAACGCGGCGTTGTACGAACGGATCGCGCGGGAGGGGCTGCTCCTGAGCGAGACGCCGCCGGGAACGCCGGCGTTGCCGTACCTGTTCCCCCGCCGCAATCGCCTGATCGCCGCACTGGCGCTGGGCGTCCTGGTGGTGGAAGCGGCGGAGGAGAGCGGGGCGCTCAGCACGGCCCGTCATGCCGCGGACCTCGGCCGCGAGGTGATGGCCGTGCCCGGCCCCATCGGGCGGCGGACCAACAGCGGGACGAACCGGCTGCTGCGCGACGGCGCGACGATGGTCCTCGAGGTGCGCGACATCCTGGACGCCGTCGGGCTCGGGGCGCTGGCGCGCGCCGCGGCGAGGAGCGGAGCCGACCGTGGCCGGACGGACGCCGCCGACGAGCCGCCGGCCGGGCTCTCGCCCACCGGGGTGCGGGTGTGGCGCGCGCTCGGGACAGAGCCGGTCCACGTCGACGAGCTGGCAGACGCGTGCGGCGTGGCTGCCGGA
- the prfA gene encoding peptide chain release factor 1, with product MGWEDRIADLLRRYDALTEQLADPAVLADAERLREVARQRAELEPAAEAARRLERVRKQLAEARELASSESDPELAALAEAEAEELSAEAERLEAEVRRHLIPKDPLADRAAVVEIRAGTGGDEAGLFAGDLFRMYTRYAESRGWTVELVNVSEGERGGYKEVIFVVRGRDAYGSLRYESGVHRVQRVPETESQGRIHTSAATVAVLPEAEEVDVEIREEDLRIDVFRSSGPGGQSVNTTDSAVRITHLPTGLVVTCQDEKSQHKNKAKALKVLRSRLLDMKLAEQEAERARARRLQVGTGDRSAKIRTYNFPQGRVTDHRIGLTLYRLQEVLDGDLDELIQALREAREAEQLAAPAPASVNGA from the coding sequence ATGGGCTGGGAGGACAGGATCGCGGACCTGCTGCGGCGCTACGACGCGCTGACGGAGCAGCTCGCGGACCCGGCGGTGCTGGCGGACGCGGAGCGGCTGCGGGAGGTGGCGCGCCAGCGTGCGGAGCTGGAGCCTGCGGCCGAGGCGGCGCGCCGGCTCGAGCGGGTGCGCAAGCAGCTCGCGGAGGCGCGGGAACTGGCCTCCTCGGAGAGCGACCCGGAGCTGGCGGCGCTGGCGGAAGCGGAGGCGGAGGAGTTGAGCGCGGAGGCGGAGCGGCTGGAAGCGGAGGTCCGGCGCCACCTGATTCCGAAGGACCCGCTGGCGGACCGGGCGGCGGTCGTCGAGATTCGGGCCGGCACCGGCGGGGACGAGGCCGGCTTGTTCGCCGGCGACCTGTTCCGGATGTACACGCGGTACGCGGAGTCGCGGGGCTGGACGGTGGAGCTGGTGAACGTCTCGGAGGGCGAGCGCGGCGGCTACAAAGAAGTGATCTTCGTGGTCCGGGGGCGGGACGCGTACGGCTCGCTGCGCTACGAGTCGGGGGTGCACCGGGTGCAGCGGGTTCCGGAGACGGAGAGCCAGGGGCGGATCCACACGTCGGCCGCGACGGTGGCGGTGCTGCCGGAAGCGGAGGAGGTGGACGTGGAGATCCGCGAGGAAGACCTTCGGATCGACGTGTTCCGCTCGTCGGGCCCGGGCGGGCAGTCGGTGAACACGACGGACTCCGCGGTGCGGATCACGCACCTGCCCACGGGGCTGGTGGTGACGTGCCAGGACGAGAAGTCGCAGCACAAGAACAAGGCGAAGGCGCTGAAGGTGTTGCGCAGCCGGCTGCTGGACATGAAGCTCGCCGAGCAGGAGGCGGAGCGGGCGCGGGCGCGGCGGCTCCAGGTAGGGACGGGCGACCGGTCGGCGAAGATCCGGACGTACAACTTCCCGCAGGGCCGGGTGACGGACCACCGGATCGGGCTGACGCTGTACCGGCTGCAGGAGGTGCTGGACGGGGACCTGGACGAGCTGATCCAGGCGCTGCGGGAGGCGCGGGAGGCGGAGCAGTTGGCGGCGCCGGCGCCGGCGTCGGTGAACGGCGCTTGA
- a CDS encoding CDP-alcohol phosphatidyltransferase family protein yields MVSLESLRGWAYRVLTPVTDLLVANRVHPNLLTTLGFLVTVSSGIAFHRHEVRVAGFLILLGGLFDILDGRVARLSDLGSKFGAFYDSTLDRISEIVVYLGMLSLYNDYRLELGDVGMIYLIMLAMAGSLMISYTRARAEALGLDCRVGLMARAERVVLIGLSSLVFGEAWDGLVLKVVIFLLAVLTNVTAFQRIVWVYQHARGVPLDDGLTPAGTLTKEESSGSR; encoded by the coding sequence ATGGTCAGTCTCGAGTCGCTGCGCGGCTGGGCCTATCGGGTGCTGACCCCCGTGACGGACCTGCTCGTGGCCAACCGGGTGCACCCGAACCTGCTCACCACGTTGGGCTTCCTGGTGACGGTCAGCTCCGGCATCGCGTTCCACCGGCACGAGGTCCGGGTGGCGGGTTTCCTGATCCTGCTGGGCGGGCTGTTCGACATCCTCGATGGCCGCGTCGCGCGCTTGAGCGACCTGGGGAGCAAGTTCGGCGCGTTCTACGACTCGACGCTGGACCGGATCAGCGAGATCGTCGTCTATCTCGGGATGCTCTCGCTCTACAACGACTACCGCCTGGAGCTGGGAGATGTCGGCATGATCTACCTGATCATGCTGGCGATGGCGGGATCGTTGATGATCAGTTACACGCGGGCGCGCGCGGAGGCCCTGGGGCTGGACTGCCGTGTGGGGCTGATGGCGCGCGCGGAGCGGGTGGTCCTGATCGGGCTCTCCTCGCTGGTGTTCGGCGAGGCGTGGGACGGGCTCGTCCTCAAGGTGGTGATCTTCCTGCTCGCAGTGCTCACGAACGTCACGGCGTTTCAGCGCATCGTGTGGGTGTACCAGCACGCGCGAGGCGTGCCGCTCGATGATGGGCTGACGCCTGCCGGTACCCTAACCAAAGAGGAGTCCAGTGGCTCAAGGTAG
- a CDS encoding S41 family peptidase — translation MAGLEVFGGRMKIKRSILAPVLVATLALASGGWLLQKGGTQEQNVYFQARLFEEVLHHVSDRFVDPQDPAELYRKAIDGLLYELGDPHTTLMSPKDYEQLRVQTEGEYGGLGIQIDIRDGWVTVIAPLRDTPAERAGLQAGDRIVEVDGESTRGWTVDEAVERLRGPKGKPVDLRVVRSGVDEPIPFHIVRDEIRVPSVALAYMVEDGVGYVELSVFSETSTRDLKAAIDDLRAQGLKGLVLDLRQNPGGLLDQGVSVSDLFLDEGKVVVETRSRIPAQNQQFRATGADEYPGMPIVVLVDEGSASASEIVAGALQDHDRALVLGRPTFGKGSVQTLFPLSGGNHLKLTTARWYTASGRSIQKPYTRGLAANGTAAGGTDADSGAAQPEYRTAGGRVVYGGGGIRPDVIMEDDTLSTAEQTFVRSLQRHGSKYRDAVFSYAVKYVREHPELQRDFPVTPAMLDGLYAALQEAGVDVPRSEFDQASRLVSRNLAVEITRAKWGSAEARRRLNMEDPWIRLAADLLKQADDVESLFAAAERYRATHGEGQEELPGSELRDR, via the coding sequence ATGGCCGGTCTCGAGGTCTTTGGAGGACGGATGAAGATCAAGCGTTCGATCCTGGCGCCCGTGCTGGTGGCGACGCTGGCCCTGGCCAGCGGCGGCTGGTTGTTGCAGAAGGGCGGAACCCAGGAACAGAACGTCTACTTCCAGGCGCGCCTGTTCGAGGAGGTGCTGCACCACGTCTCGGACCGGTTCGTCGATCCGCAGGACCCCGCGGAGCTGTACCGGAAGGCGATCGACGGACTGCTGTACGAGCTGGGGGACCCGCACACGACGCTGATGTCGCCGAAGGACTACGAGCAGTTGCGGGTCCAGACGGAGGGCGAGTACGGCGGCCTGGGTATCCAGATCGACATCCGCGACGGCTGGGTCACGGTGATCGCGCCGTTGCGGGACACGCCGGCGGAGCGTGCCGGCCTCCAGGCCGGGGACCGGATCGTGGAGGTGGACGGCGAGTCCACGCGGGGCTGGACCGTGGACGAGGCGGTCGAGCGGCTGCGTGGTCCCAAGGGGAAGCCGGTGGACCTGCGGGTGGTGCGCAGCGGCGTGGATGAGCCGATCCCGTTCCACATCGTGAGGGACGAGATCCGGGTGCCGTCCGTTGCGCTGGCGTACATGGTCGAGGACGGCGTCGGGTACGTCGAGCTGTCGGTGTTCAGCGAGACGTCGACGCGGGACCTGAAGGCCGCGATCGACGATCTGCGCGCGCAGGGGCTGAAGGGGCTGGTGCTGGACCTGCGGCAGAACCCCGGAGGGCTGCTGGACCAGGGCGTTTCGGTGAGCGACCTGTTCCTCGACGAGGGCAAGGTCGTGGTCGAGACGCGGAGCCGGATCCCCGCACAGAACCAGCAGTTCCGGGCGACGGGCGCGGACGAGTACCCGGGGATGCCGATCGTGGTGCTGGTGGACGAGGGGAGCGCGTCGGCGTCGGAGATCGTGGCGGGCGCGCTGCAGGACCACGACCGGGCCTTGGTGCTGGGGCGGCCGACGTTCGGGAAGGGGTCGGTGCAGACGCTGTTCCCCCTTTCGGGTGGCAATCACTTGAAGCTGACGACGGCGCGCTGGTACACGGCGTCCGGCCGGTCCATCCAGAAGCCGTATACCCGTGGGCTGGCGGCGAACGGGACGGCCGCGGGGGGAACGGACGCGGACAGCGGCGCCGCCCAGCCGGAGTACCGGACGGCGGGCGGCCGGGTGGTGTACGGCGGCGGCGGGATCCGTCCGGACGTGATCATGGAGGACGACACGCTGTCCACCGCGGAGCAGACGTTCGTGCGGTCGCTGCAGCGGCACGGGTCGAAGTACCGGGACGCGGTGTTCAGTTACGCCGTGAAGTACGTTCGTGAGCACCCGGAGCTCCAGCGCGACTTCCCGGTGACGCCCGCGATGCTGGATGGCCTGTACGCAGCGCTCCAGGAGGCGGGGGTGGACGTGCCGCGGTCGGAGTTCGACCAGGCGTCTCGTCTGGTGAGCCGCAACCTCGCGGTGGAGATCACGCGGGCGAAGTGGGGGAGCGCGGAGGCGCGCCGGCGGTTGAACATGGAGGACCCGTGGATCCGGCTGGCGGCGGATCTGTTGAAGCAGGCCGACGACGTGGAGAGTCTGTTCGCGGCGGCGGAGCGGTACCGGGCGACGCACGGCGAGGGGCAGGAGGAGTTGCCCGGATCCGAGCTGCGTGACCGCTGA
- the lnt gene encoding apolipoprotein N-acyltransferase, with product MPPRGERLLPVSTGVLLVSAFPPFSLLVPSFVALVPLLVFVAERPPGPAGRWAAGRGGFVAGLVYFGLLLYWMVVALVFYSALAIPAYVLTTTILAGFVAAFAWSLHFVREHARVPLVIGAPVLWTAAEWLQGNLGDLSFPWLGLGASLSAFPVLAGGADLVGARGLTFWLAAVNALLAETALRARVGRPVLPWVGATAVLVAVPALYGWWRAETLELRPAARVAVVQPNIPEELKLDREQALDSSLASLRRLMAQLEPGSVDVVVWPEVTLPAAIQHPAEAALAETVRQMSARVRAPVIAGAYGYRREPERPMIFNSAFMVTPTGLVDPPYSKIHLVPFVERVPFIDPSRLEALVGELRFFGALTPGDDAPVLVAGGGRFGILICYESAFAGLARRYRRSGADYLVNMTNDAWYGRDAWYGRTTALWQHPAHLVLRAIEQRVGVARAANTGISMFVDPLGRTYEETPLFEPAIRVATVYTTDVVTLYARWGDWVGTGAALLAVLLGVAAWLAERRAARGTRSWPWPDQRRAAT from the coding sequence GTGCCGCCGCGGGGCGAGCGGCTGCTCCCGGTGTCGACGGGCGTCCTGCTCGTCAGCGCCTTCCCGCCGTTCTCGTTGCTGGTCCCGTCGTTCGTGGCCCTGGTCCCGCTGCTGGTCTTCGTGGCGGAGCGGCCGCCGGGCCCCGCGGGGCGGTGGGCGGCGGGCCGCGGCGGGTTCGTTGCCGGGCTGGTCTACTTCGGCCTGCTCCTCTATTGGATGGTGGTCGCGCTGGTGTTCTACTCGGCGCTCGCCATCCCCGCCTACGTTCTCACGACGACGATCCTCGCCGGATTCGTGGCGGCGTTCGCGTGGTCCCTGCACTTCGTGCGGGAACACGCGCGGGTGCCGCTCGTCATCGGCGCGCCCGTGCTGTGGACGGCCGCGGAGTGGCTGCAGGGCAACCTCGGGGATCTGTCCTTCCCGTGGCTCGGGCTGGGCGCCTCGCTCTCCGCGTTCCCGGTGTTGGCGGGCGGCGCCGATCTGGTGGGCGCACGCGGGTTGACCTTCTGGCTCGCTGCGGTGAACGCCTTGCTGGCCGAGACGGCGCTGCGCGCGCGGGTGGGGCGGCCCGTCCTGCCATGGGTTGGAGCGACGGCGGTGCTGGTCGCGGTGCCCGCGCTCTACGGCTGGTGGCGGGCCGAGACGCTGGAGTTGCGCCCCGCCGCCCGCGTCGCCGTCGTGCAGCCGAACATCCCGGAGGAGCTCAAGCTGGACCGCGAGCAGGCGCTCGACTCGTCGCTCGCATCGTTGCGACGCCTCATGGCTCAGCTCGAGCCGGGATCCGTGGACGTGGTGGTGTGGCCTGAGGTGACGCTCCCCGCGGCGATCCAGCACCCCGCCGAGGCCGCCCTCGCTGAAACCGTCCGGCAGATGAGTGCGCGGGTACGGGCGCCGGTCATTGCGGGAGCCTACGGATACCGCCGGGAGCCGGAGCGCCCCATGATCTTCAACTCGGCGTTCATGGTCACGCCGACGGGGCTCGTCGACCCCCCGTACAGCAAGATCCACCTCGTCCCGTTCGTGGAGCGGGTCCCGTTCATCGATCCGTCGCGGCTGGAAGCGCTGGTCGGCGAGCTGCGGTTCTTCGGCGCGCTCACGCCGGGCGACGACGCACCGGTCCTGGTGGCGGGGGGTGGGCGCTTCGGCATCCTGATCTGCTACGAATCCGCGTTCGCAGGGCTCGCACGGCGGTACCGTCGCTCCGGCGCCGACTACCTCGTCAACATGACCAACGACGCGTGGTACGGGCGCGATGCGTGGTACGGCCGGACGACGGCGCTGTGGCAGCATCCCGCCCACCTGGTGCTGCGCGCCATCGAGCAGCGGGTCGGCGTGGCCCGGGCGGCGAACACGGGAATCTCGATGTTCGTGGACCCGCTGGGCCGGACGTACGAGGAGACGCCGCTGTTCGAGCCGGCGATCCGGGTCGCCACGGTGTACACGACGGACGTGGTGACGCTGTACGCCCGCTGGGGCGACTGGGTCGGGACCGGGGCGGCGCTGCTCGCGGTGCTGCTGGGGGTGGCGGCGTGGCTGGCGGAGCGGAGGGCGGCGCGGGGCACCCGGTCCTGGCCATGGCCCGACCAACGGCGCGCGGCAACTTGA
- a CDS encoding 50S ribosomal protein L31 — MKQGIHPDYQVATVQCACGNTFQTRSTLKSIHVEICSVCHPFFTGKQKVVDTAGRVERFRQKWGTGEQKQGE; from the coding sequence ATGAAGCAGGGGATCCATCCCGACTACCAGGTCGCGACGGTTCAGTGCGCGTGTGGGAATACGTTCCAGACGCGGAGCACGCTGAAGAGCATCCACGTCGAGATCTGTTCGGTCTGCCACCCGTTCTTCACGGGTAAGCAGAAGGTGGTGGACACGGCCGGACGGGTCGAGCGGTTCCGGCAGAAGTGGGGGACGGGCGAGCAGAAGCAGGGGGAGTGA
- the prmC gene encoding peptide chain release factor N(5)-glutamine methyltransferase, with protein sequence MTRAALVKEGTERLRSARATGDPRLEAELLLASVLGVKRLELVLEPEERVGEEEAAAFRAAVERRMAGEPIQYIMGVAAFRELDLLVDRRVLIPRPETEVLVEEVLRWAAERAAQAGRRLTAADIGTGSGAIALSLLKEGPFERVVATDVSLDALEVARANAERSGLADRLELRHGRLLAPLRGERFDVIVSNPPYVADSERDTLPVDVREWEPASALFAGPTGLEVLAALVEEAPLNLRPCGLLALEVGAGQAAEVAWRIRRRGAYNEPRVAPDLAGVERVVQAVLRGPC encoded by the coding sequence ATGACGCGAGCGGCGCTGGTGAAGGAAGGCACGGAGCGGCTGCGCTCGGCGCGGGCGACGGGGGATCCGCGGCTCGAGGCCGAGCTGCTGCTCGCGTCGGTGCTGGGGGTCAAGCGGCTGGAGCTGGTCCTGGAGCCGGAGGAGCGTGTGGGCGAGGAGGAGGCGGCGGCGTTCCGGGCGGCGGTCGAGCGGCGCATGGCGGGCGAGCCGATCCAGTACATCATGGGTGTGGCCGCGTTCCGGGAGCTCGACCTGCTGGTGGACCGGCGCGTGCTGATCCCGCGGCCCGAGACGGAAGTCCTGGTGGAGGAAGTGCTGCGCTGGGCGGCGGAGCGGGCGGCGCAGGCCGGGCGGAGGCTGACGGCGGCGGACATCGGGACGGGCTCGGGGGCGATCGCGCTCAGTCTCTTGAAGGAGGGCCCGTTCGAGCGGGTCGTGGCGACGGACGTGTCCCTGGACGCGCTGGAGGTGGCGCGGGCGAACGCGGAGCGGTCGGGCCTCGCCGACCGCCTGGAGCTGAGGCACGGCCGGCTGCTGGCGCCGCTGCGCGGCGAGCGCTTCGACGTCATCGTGTCCAACCCGCCGTACGTGGCCGACAGCGAGCGCGACACGCTCCCGGTGGACGTGCGGGAGTGGGAGCCAGCCAGCGCGCTGTTCGCCGGCCCCACCGGCCTGGAAGTCCTGGCGGCGCTGGTGGAGGAGGCGCCGCTCAACCTCCGGCCGTGCGGGCTGCTGGCGCTGGAGGTCGGGGCGGGGCAGGCGGCGGAGGTGGCGTGGCGGATCAGGCGGCGGGGCGCGTACAATGAGCCCCGCGTGGCGCCGGACCTGGCGGGCGTCGAGCGCGTCGTGCAGGCGGTGCTGCGCGGCCCTTGCTAA
- a CDS encoding inositol-3-phosphate synthase, translating into MAQGRRIAPAEGRLGVLLPGLGAVATTFIAGVEAVRRGRAQPIGSLTQMAHIRLGRRTERRQPKIKDFVPLASLDQLVFGAWDPIPDDAYESALKAGVLDRRDLDPIADFLKGIRPMPAVFDKAYVRRLDGENVKKGKTKRDLAEQLREDIRRFKAEHGCDRLVMVWCGSTEIYLKPGPAHASLKAFEEAMDRNDEAIAPSMLYAWAALMEGVPYANGAPNLTVDIPALQELARERQVPIAGKDFKTGQTLMKTIIAPGLKARMLGLQGWFSTNILGNRDGAVLDDPDSFKTKEESKLGVLEYILQPELYPELYGNVYHKVRINYYPPRGDNKEGWDNLDIFGWLGYPMQIKVDFLCRDSILAAPIVLDLALFLDLAARAGMSGIQEWLSFYFKSPMVAPELYPEHDLFIQHMKLKNTLRHLMGEEQITHLGLDYYE; encoded by the coding sequence GTGGCTCAAGGTAGGCGGATCGCGCCGGCGGAAGGCCGGCTGGGAGTGTTGCTGCCGGGTCTCGGTGCGGTGGCGACGACGTTCATCGCGGGGGTGGAGGCGGTGCGGCGTGGCCGCGCGCAGCCGATCGGGTCGCTGACCCAGATGGCGCACATCCGGTTGGGACGGCGGACGGAGCGGCGGCAGCCCAAGATCAAGGACTTCGTTCCGCTGGCGTCGCTGGATCAGCTCGTGTTCGGCGCCTGGGACCCGATCCCGGATGACGCGTACGAGAGCGCGCTCAAGGCGGGCGTCCTGGACCGCAGGGACCTGGACCCGATCGCCGACTTCCTGAAGGGCATCCGTCCGATGCCGGCGGTGTTCGACAAGGCGTACGTCCGGCGGCTGGACGGCGAGAACGTCAAGAAGGGGAAGACGAAGCGGGACCTCGCCGAGCAGTTGCGCGAGGACATCCGCCGCTTCAAGGCCGAGCACGGCTGCGACCGGCTGGTCATGGTCTGGTGCGGCTCGACGGAGATCTACCTCAAGCCCGGCCCCGCACACGCGAGCCTGAAGGCGTTCGAGGAGGCGATGGATCGCAACGACGAGGCGATCGCGCCCTCCATGCTGTACGCGTGGGCCGCGCTCATGGAGGGGGTCCCGTACGCGAACGGCGCGCCGAACCTGACGGTGGACATCCCGGCGCTCCAGGAGCTCGCGCGGGAGCGGCAGGTGCCGATCGCGGGCAAGGACTTCAAGACCGGCCAGACGCTGATGAAGACCATCATCGCGCCGGGGCTGAAGGCGCGGATGCTCGGTCTGCAGGGCTGGTTCAGCACGAACATCCTCGGCAACCGCGACGGCGCGGTCCTGGACGACCCGGACTCGTTCAAGACGAAGGAAGAGTCGAAGCTGGGGGTGCTGGAGTACATCCTCCAGCCGGAGCTCTACCCGGAGCTGTACGGGAACGTCTACCACAAGGTGCGGATCAACTACTATCCGCCGCGCGGCGACAACAAGGAGGGCTGGGACAACCTGGACATCTTCGGTTGGCTCGGCTACCCGATGCAGATCAAGGTGGACTTCCTGTGCCGCGACTCGATCCTCGCCGCGCCGATCGTGCTGGACCTGGCGCTGTTCCTGGATCTCGCCGCGCGGGCGGGGATGAGCGGGATCCAGGAATGGCTGTCGTTCTACTTCAAGAGCCCGATGGTGGCGCCGGAGCTGTACCCGGAGCACGACCTGTTCATCCAGCACATGAAGCTGAAGAACACGCTGCGTCACCTGATGGGTGAAGAGCAGATCACGCACCTGGGGCTGGACTACTACGAGTGA
- the tmk gene encoding dTMP kinase, protein MSGATSGRRGVFVVFEGIEGAGKSTQVRMLSEWLAARGVPHRLVREPGGTPVGEEIRRLMLDSQDLPARAELFLALAARAIHVDEVLAPALAAGEVVVADRYELSTLAYQGYGRGLPLDEVRRLNRLATGGLSPDVTVLLEVPVAVGEARRRAEGRGADRIEGAGHAFHVRVAEAYALLAETEPRVERVDATADPEHVHAEVLRRLNARFPETFPLRAG, encoded by the coding sequence GTGAGCGGGGCGACTTCGGGGCGCCGCGGCGTGTTCGTGGTGTTCGAGGGGATCGAGGGGGCGGGCAAGAGCACGCAGGTGCGGATGCTGTCGGAATGGTTGGCGGCGCGGGGCGTGCCGCACCGGCTGGTGCGCGAGCCCGGCGGCACGCCGGTGGGCGAAGAGATCCGGCGGCTGATGCTGGACAGTCAGGATCTGCCGGCGCGCGCCGAGCTGTTCCTCGCCCTCGCGGCGCGGGCGATCCACGTGGACGAGGTCCTCGCGCCGGCGCTGGCGGCGGGCGAGGTGGTGGTGGCGGACCGGTACGAGCTGTCCACGCTGGCGTATCAGGGGTACGGCCGTGGGTTGCCGTTGGACGAAGTGCGGCGGCTGAACCGGCTGGCGACGGGCGGCCTGTCGCCGGATGTGACGGTGCTGCTGGAGGTGCCCGTGGCCGTCGGGGAGGCGAGGCGGCGGGCGGAGGGGCGCGGCGCGGACCGCATTGAGGGCGCGGGGCACGCGTTCCATGTACGGGTCGCCGAGGCATACGCCTTGCTGGCCGAGACGGAGCCGAGGGTAGAACGGGTGGATGCGACGGCCGACCCGGAGCACGTGCACGCCGAGGTCCTGCGCCGCCTGAACGCCCGGTTTCCCGAAACATTCCCCTTGCGCGCGGGTTAG
- a CDS encoding GTPase ObgE produces the protein MFVDYAVIHVYGGTGGSGAEAFRREKGVPRGGPSGGDGGRGGDVILRADRHLTTLLDYRYQQHYRAERGQHGQGNNRTGRDGASLILRVPPGTVVRDADTGEFLGELLEDGQELVVARGGRGGRGNAAFATPTRRAPRIWEPGEEGEQRRIVLELKLIADVGLVGKPNAGKSTLLAAISAARPKIADYPFTTLTPNLGVVELPGSRTYVVADIPGIIEGAHEGKGLGLRFLRHIERTRTLAYLVPVDAEDPQGEYEVLRRELEAYSPELAARPHCVVLTKADLLAPGQDPPKIHAPAAWGTFVISAVARRGLGDLLESLWRRVQEAVEEAAQREPPAETLRP, from the coding sequence ATGTTCGTTGACTACGCGGTCATCCACGTGTACGGCGGAACGGGCGGCTCGGGGGCCGAGGCGTTCCGACGGGAGAAGGGCGTGCCCCGCGGCGGGCCGTCGGGGGGGGACGGCGGTCGCGGCGGCGATGTCATCCTCCGGGCCGACCGCCACCTCACCACGCTGCTCGACTACCGCTACCAGCAGCACTACCGCGCGGAGCGCGGTCAGCACGGCCAGGGGAACAACCGCACCGGCCGTGACGGCGCGAGTCTGATCTTGCGTGTGCCGCCGGGAACGGTGGTGCGGGACGCGGACACCGGCGAGTTCTTGGGCGAGCTGCTCGAGGATGGGCAGGAGCTGGTCGTGGCGCGGGGTGGCAGGGGCGGGCGCGGGAACGCGGCGTTCGCCACGCCGACGCGCCGCGCGCCGAGGATCTGGGAGCCCGGCGAAGAGGGCGAACAGCGGCGGATCGTGCTCGAGCTGAAGCTGATCGCGGACGTCGGGCTGGTCGGCAAGCCGAACGCCGGCAAGTCCACGTTGCTGGCGGCGATCTCCGCGGCACGCCCCAAGATCGCGGACTACCCGTTCACCACCCTGACGCCGAACCTGGGCGTGGTGGAGCTGCCCGGCTCGAGGACGTACGTGGTCGCGGACATCCCCGGGATCATCGAGGGCGCGCACGAAGGGAAGGGGCTCGGGCTGCGGTTCCTGCGGCACATCGAGCGGACGCGGACGCTCGCCTACCTCGTTCCGGTGGACGCGGAGGATCCGCAGGGCGAGTACGAGGTGCTGCGGCGCGAGCTGGAGGCGTATTCGCCCGAGCTCGCGGCGCGTCCGCACTGCGTGGTGCTGACCAAGGCGGACCTGCTGGCGCCCGGTCAGGATCCCCCGAAGATCCACGCGCCGGCCGCCTGGGGCACGTTCGTCATCTCCGCCGTCGCCCGGCGGGGGTTGGGGGATCTGCTGGAGTCGCTGTGGCGGCGGGTGCAGGAGGCGGTGGAGGAAGCAGCGCAGCGCGAGCCGCCGGCGGAGACGTTGCGACCTTGA